The sequence AACTGCGTACTGTATTGTTAAACGAGAAACTGATGTTTTGGTTAGCTGTAATTGCTCGTCTTGTTAGTGCATGCAATAAAGTTTGTGAATTTTGGTTTCCATAATTAGGCAAGAAAATCTCCAAAAAATTAGACTAACAGCTTCACCTTTTGAAAAATGTAACTATTTTTGTTGGAATTTTTGTGTGTAGGTCGAAAGGACAAAGCTAAGGCCAGTTGCCAGTGGTCTTTTGACGCCATTTCAAGGgctttgttttcttggttttcaattgtttttgggTCTCGGGATTCTTCTTCAACTGAATAATTATAGGTTAGTGCTGCTTCAATCACGCTTAGAAGTTGCATTTAGTTTGCAAGCTATTCAAATTCAATGCTGTCACCTTGCATTGAGCATGCATAATTATTTGGGTTAActgttactttatttttttctaacagcCGTATTTTGGGAGCTTCATCCTTGTTGCTAGTCTTCTCATATCCCCTTATGAAGAGATTTACATTTTGGGTAAAGATTTTTATCTATTTGCTTTCTGTATTCTCATGTGCGCGcaagttttttttgctttttgacATTTGATGCAAAGTTCAAGAAAATCTGGTGATAACCCTGTTAAATGCAATTTTTTGGTTGCAGCCTCAAGCATATCTTGGTTTAACATTTAATTGGGGAGCTTTACTGGGTTGGTCTGCAGTTAAGGGGAGTCTGGATCCAGCTATTGTGGTACCACTATATGCTAGTGGAGTATTTTGGACCCTGGTGTATGATACAATATATGCTCATCAGGTATAGCATCATAGCTTAAGGTGATTTTCATTAGCCCTTTATTTTCCAGCTATATCATGCAAGTAAATTTGACTCATAAAAACCATGTAATATATGGTTCCTGAACTGTAAATAATAAGACTCCATTAACCCTCTCACGCTTTTTCCTTGTGTGAAGTGAAACCTCTTCAGTTTCTGCCCATGCTTCTTGGTGTTCCTAGAGTTAATAGTACATTCTTTTGTGCAAAAAGCTTTCAGCAATAGGCCACTGCAGTAATTAAAACTGTTGTACTTTTGGAGCTTTgaatgctctctctctctctcatttttattttttattaacttgatGGCTTATTTTGAATAAATGCTGTTTTtgatttacaaggtttatcagtTTTCTATTTCAGCCTATATTGTCCTTCTTCACAGATTATTCTGTTTTAAACAACTTGCAGTTTAtccactatttttttgtttcaaataattcatatttttccacttaaattttttatataaacatggtcctttctttctttttgcagTGTTCTGCTGTCCATGTCTTTTTGAGGTTGTGTACTAAATTTGTTTGATTCATAGTTTGCAGAGTGTTGTATTTTTGTGCTCTTCTAAAATCAACCTTGATATTTATTAAGGATAAGGAAGATGATCTTAAAGTGGGTGTTAAATCGACGGCCTTGAGATTTGGGGATTCAACAAAGGAGTGGATCACTGGGTTTGGAACTGCATGCATTAGTAGTCTTGCCCTCTGTGGATTCAATGCTGATATTGGTATTTGCTTTTTATGCTTCTAATGTACATGTTCCGTTTACTGTAGTTTTGCCCTTGGTAATCtgcattttcttctccttttccttaCAAAACATGAGCAGGGTGGAAATTTTATGCATTTCTGGCAGCTGCTTCGGGTCATTTAGCTTGGCAAATATGGATGGCTGACCTATCATGCCGGGCTGATTGCAATAGAAAGTATGTCTATAGCTCATAAGAGTTTCATGATTTCACAAAGCATTATTTGTGCTTCAAATTATTCGTTTAACCACTTTCAAGCTTGTAATATGATCAACTCACCACTTCCTATTGCATTTGTTTTCTTGCTGCAGATTTGTGTCAAACAAATGGTTTGGTGCCATTGTTTTTAGTGGCATTTTGTTTGGTAGACTTTGGTCATAGAGGTATTGTCACTTTTCAGTAAAGCTGACAACATAATGTGGTTCTGAATTTGACCCTCTTAGGGTGTTCTTGCTTGACATCATCTTGATGATAAGGCAAACTCATAAAAGATATGCCTTTTGTGGTAattaaatctctctctctctatctctctccaTGCTAGTCGAAtacattattttgaatattcaaATTAGAGCACTATGTTGAAGCCAAAAAAACTACCATGCCACAGTAATCCTTTTGATCAATAGAGATTCTTTTCTCAGTACAGTATAGGGAAGCAACTAATAATCGATAGCTGTGCTGCTCATATTAGCTATAATGTTCTTAGTAGAAGATCACCATCTTTATTTCActtcccttttgttttattatttttcttttggccATCGTTTTAGGTTGCTTGCAGGTTTATTAGTTTCCTCCACAATGTTTTGAATCTTGATGCCTCATGCGATCTCACGCTGCTGAACTGCAGGACAGCTTTTGTTGCTGACATCTAGGAACTGAGCAATATGTCAGCGCTAGAAGTCAGAGGGGTGGGTTTAGATCCATTTTGTTCATTTGGTTTATAAAAACCATTAGGTAGgcattctttgtttttaattcaatttcactATTTGAGATTCAGTATTATAGTTAGAACGAGACAAATACATACAGCATTCTCTTTGGCCAGAAATGTTGTTGTAAGCATCTCAACTTATTTTTGTTCGAATATGTTGATATTGAAGAGAAAAGCCTTAAGAGTTATTATTATGCATCGGGCTTCTGGTTCGGTCTTTTCCAACATGATgctatttcatatttttctccCAAGAGAAGAGTTTTCTTGTTCTCGATTCTGCTTTTTCGCTTCTAAACTAGGACAAGCTGACTTTTGTTGATTGCAAATGTGATTCAAGGTTGAAGACTAAATGCAATTAATGAGTCGTCATTTATTATCAAGCATCAAATATGGTTGCTTGAAAAGCATTTATCTGATTGCTAGTAGTTGGCTTTGTTGTCGGCACTGCCTCTGGAGAAGTCTCTGACATCAAATTGCTACAACCTTGTTCATGGATTATAACTCAAGCAAATCTTCATGTAATCTCATGGAAGCAGACAGGTACTTGTATACTTGTTACCCTCTCATTTGGTCAATATTGTCGGAGCATAATACTACTGAAGACAGTGGCAAAGATTACAAAGGAACTTAGGTACCAGTTGTAGATAGCTGAAGATGGACATGCGCTTCAGCCTCTACAACATGTATTATTGAATGTTCGATGAtgcaaattttcattttgaaacTTTTCAGTATGGGAAGTTTATCTCTTGaaattttacatatatatatgtgtgtgtgtatcttgaaattttacacacacacactagctTATCTAATTTAAGTTAAGAAGAACTTAACAGACACACAAGGTGATTTACAAGAAACTAGCTAtcgcataattttttttcaacaacaacaaaaaaaaatataaaggctttttctaataataaatctaaaagaGAATTAAGTGTGCtagtaaatgtaaaaaaaaaaaggttatcaaTGATAACTaaaactgaaatgaaaaaagttGATATACAAATttagataaatatatttgatatggtAATATGAGTTATTTATTTAgttgtatttaataattttgtttattaaaattaattttttatttaatcaaatgataataaatataaatgcacacaaaaactattaaatagaataaaaaaaatattatgcaaaattgcatatattatataaaaattaagtaaaaattaaatgatatttaatcaaagattaaattgaaaaattaagaaatagatGTTGATGTAGATATTTGATCTTTAAACTCAGATCATAAActtgattatatataataattttatttttcgaaCCCatgctttatttaataaaatgataattaaaaaaaattaaatagggcaaaaaaaaaacctcctaatacaaaaaaaaaaatgttaagaatttattcataaattaagtaaaattaaatcatatttttatatataaaaaaaagcatcataaattttttttaaaattaaaaaaaaataaacaataaaaaatttcatattaaataataaaattaaaaattaaaaaaacatcagcaAGTGGGCCTATCAATCTAGGACCACGTGActaggttgatttttttttaaaaaaaaagaatgaataattttttttttttgataaaaaaaacgtGTGATGTGTCACATGCCATCATAGAAAATGGATTGCTTGTTCTATTTCTAAGCAAATGGATTTAAAAATTCAGGCGAtgatttttatggaaaaaaaaacttagtttttaacttttttttaatttaaaatatttagaaaacacTTTATATATCTTAACAATGACAAACCTATAAATGACTTCAAATAACCCAAGTAACAGCCATAGGtctagaattaaaaaacaaaaccttatCGAACTCATATCTATCATGcaatataaatgataaaaaaacatttaaatgaGATTATTCTTGTAAAAAAGAAATCTATTAACactaatattgatatttttcataGCTATAATTGGTGTTAAttgagggtttttattttttatttttatcaaatactgaaattcaatgatttttattttcctctcaaattaaaaactaaaaaagaaagttaCGAACAAATACTTTATACTTCGATACAATTAACATTTCATTAAATACATTCTCTTGACCACCTGGACCAAGTATTTTACCATGATAATACGAAGCTACCTGCTTCTGTCTTCCCAGAGATTTTCTTCATCTTGAGAGCACGCATTATCACCTCGTGCAGTTCAATGTAAAAAGACTGTAACACGCTGCTGTCCACTTTTCTCAATATGCATTCTGATTTCTAGCCATCTGGGGATTGCATGTGAAGGGAGAACCGTGTGGGCCCAACTTCATTTAGGTAGCGTTTGGAAATGTGGTTGAAACTgcgttttctaaaaaaatcaatttttttttttaaaatttaatacgatttgtattttttgaattgttttgatgtattaatggtaaaaataatttttaaaaaataaaaaaaatcattagcatgtatttcgacacgaaaagttatttaaaaaataactgctacCACATTATCAAACACGCTCACAATTGTCGGTGGCTATACACAAGCTTTTAATGCGGTGTTAGAATGGTCTCAATGACCTACTATTTTTGGGTGATGTGCCCAATAAATCTCTAGTTTGGtatgatatcatttttttttttttcccctttcatcttgactttctctctttcctctctatattttcaaaccaactttttaatttattttatttagatttgatttttaattttttaattattatttattttatttaaaataatttatcaaatttaatttttttaattttatcattttttaattttttgataagttatatatatatatatagcaaataagtaggattttctttttcttgccgGTTAGTTTTGGCAGTGGAGGAGACAGGGGGCCGGCAAGGGCCCTGCCCTGCAAgaaaactttttctttttttttccagcctcCCTtgataatttatagttttggtCCTAAAACTAGTAAAATCTCAACGTTTCTTCAAGTTCCTTCTCCTACATTTTGATGTGTTAGTTGAAGTCTTGATAAGGTCCATTAATTATTACTATTTCAAGCATCTAATATCTGATTGCTAGCTTTCAGGTGTTTGCCTGTGATCAGGGACGgagcaagaataaaaaattagggggcaaattaaaaaccttcaattcttttattaaaattataaatatttataaaaaaaaagttggaaaaaacattttcttgcaGAGACCAGGCCTTTGCCACCTCCCTACCTTCACCACTGCCTGTGAAGGAGTTTCTGACAGCAATATTCAACCCCCTCGTCAACATGAAAGGTTTTTGGTCTGAGAAAATTGTGTTAAGCGACAAGCCACAACCACCATAATTTATTGCATGCATTGAAAATGGTTGAATAATTGACAAGTGATATTATAGCATGGCATGTTTAAATTTAAGATTACTTGACGCATGGCCCATTGATGaaagaatttgaatttatagttcATAGGTTTGGTATATTGGTCATTTACTACATTCTTTGAACAATTTTATTACAATTatagttataataaaaatatttaaaaataaaaaaatataatttttttcaaaaaaaaaaatctcccaaAACAATAGATACTCCTTCACGAACTCAAACACAAGTTTGAGCTCATCCCTTTCTTCATCTTTTGGCGTAGTTGGTGCATATCATTGGACTATTTCAAGAAGTTAACTTGTAGAAATTTAGAGaaatataatcataatcatactGATGGTAGAGTTATAAGTATATATGGAATAGAATCAATTCCTAACACGGCAGCTACTAGATTTGATTATATCCTTggttataaaagaaataaataataattacatgatCATCTAAATTAGATAATAGACATAACATATATAAGGTAATATAATTACTACATGATCTTGAATATTGTACTGTATTTACTCCATTAATCTTTAGTATCTGCaccattaattttcaatatctGCATGCATTTACAATTTATACTGTAATTTTCAGGACTCCCTCTCAAGTCGGATCTAGTGGATTAACTGATCTAAGTTTGCTAAGCAAACGATGAAAGTGGCtagatgatatgattttttttaacacatcaaCAAGTTAGTTATGAGTGCACGCATAGGATGTTTGAATAAGTTTAGCATGAACAAATTGGCGATTATAATGGCAATCTACTTCGAgatattttgtgtgttcataaaACACTGGATTAATGGCAATATGCATGACAAAGATACAAGTATATATGGAATAAAATCAGTTTCTAACATGGCAGCTACTAGATTTGATTCTGTCCTTaattatgaagaaaataaataataattacataataatCTAAACTAGGTAATGGACATAACATACATAAGGTAATATAATTACTACAGGATCTTGTATATTACCTCTTGATATTGCAGTATCTGCTTCAGTATCTGTAGTATCTCTGCACCATTAATCTTCAGTATATGCAATATCGGTAAGAATCTATCACTTATACTATAACTTTCAAGATTAACTCCATCTTCTTCTATCATGGAGGCGGAATTGAAGCCTCCAAAGATGTCGTATCGAGCATAGTGGTCCTTGTTAATTTACATTTAATATTGAAGTTCTCTATTCTTCCGGAGGTATGATCGAGTAAGCCTCCAAACGTTGTTGCTTGGCTCCCTAACCACAAGTTCCTGCTATATCATTATTTGACTGGGCATTAGACAAATCATCTAAATTTAGTAGAGCACAACTGTAACAATCCAAACTTAGGGAGACAATCCATTTATCTCTTTGAGAGAGAGTGGTCTTAAGTAGATTCCAGCCAGTCAACAATTTAGATTCCTCCATACTATATATAGCATCTCAGCTTACGTAATGAATTGAAGAACAGCTGTTTTGAATAATCACCActtagaaaaattattgaatcttAACCCTTCAATAAGGCCATGCATGTTTAGCACCAATTTGTGTACAGCGACTGAGGCAGGACAACTGCGCGCGTGAGGGTCTATACCATTCCTGTTCTTAACAACGAGGGACTCGTAGGATCCATATTGCACTTAAAACTCTCTGGACCTCAGGAAAGTTTCGACTTAAAATAGCTGTGTTTACTATTTCCGTTTCATGTGCAACAACTTCAAGCTTCCGGGATCTCTTGGGATTCTTTTGCTTATAAATATCTCGATCAGGCCTAAAAACTCCAACACTTGTATGAGAGATAAGAAGGGAGAAAAAAGTGAGAAGAGGAGAGAGGGGGggataacataatttatatctCTATACAAAGAGAGAACACAAGGAGTTTGCACTTTGTATAGAGATATTATCCTTGGAAGGAAACGATGGAGAGAAGAAGGAGCGGTGGAGATCATGGAGAGAATTACACAAACCCTTTTGATGGAGAAGACCAGGTCTCTTCCGCTGATGATCAGAAAGAGGAGGTTATGGTTGAAGAGGGATTCAAGGACACAGAAGTTCCTCCATGGACAAAGCAAATTACCTTGAGGGCCATGTTAACAAGCCTGGTTTTGAGTATTGTATTCAACTTCATTGTTTGCAAGCTTAATCTCACAACTGGTGTGATCCCTTCACTTAATGTTGCGGCCGGCTTGTTGGGTTTTGCCATCCTTAAATTCTGGACTTCATTGCTTGGAAAAGCTGGATTCTTGAAGCAGCCTTTCACTAGACAAGAAAATACCGTGGTGCAAACATGCGTGGTTGCCTCTTCTGGGATTGCATTCAGCAGTATGTTTCTACGGGCccttttgttatttatttgtttcttgctgtgctttttttttttttcccatcatcTTTCATCGTAGATCACAGTAGATTCAACACTTTTGACCAAatatcacttcctcgttcactAACAGCACGTTTGAAACCAAATCTTTGATATAAatagacaaataaaatcaagtctTGGAGTTCCAAACACCTGTAAATCAATGGCGATTTCAGATTGTGATGATAAACATTAAATGCTGCATGATTGTTTGTGGACAATGAATGTAAATGTTGGATCTTTTAGTTGTTCCTTATTGATTTAGATCTTGTTGGGATTTTTGTGGaccaaaacttgaaaaaaatctcATTCCATTTAAATCTTTAATTGCTGATTTCTTGTTGATATTAGGATTATGAAAAGCGGTGtctactaataaaaaagaatcctaGAGAATGATTTTCATAAAATCCCATTGTATTCTATCTTGTTCTTTCAGTTCTAATTTTGTGGCATAATAACTGTTAGGCGGGACTGCAAGTTACTTGCTTGGTATGACACCAAGGATAGCTAATCAATCAGAAGGAGGGAATACACCTGCAAACATGAAAGAACTCCATCTTGGTTGGATGATTGGATTTCTGTTTGCTGTGAGCTTTGTTGGCCTGTTCTCTATTGTGCCTCTGAGGAAGGTAACGATTAAATACAGtaaattatggtttgtttttaattagtatttattttcttcttattactTATCtgatattcttaaattaatctTGCAGCTGATGATCTTGAAGTACAAGCTAACATATCCTAGTGGAACAGCCACGGCATACCTTATCAACAGCTTTCACACTCCTAAAGGAGCCAAGCTAGCAAAGTAAGCATTATTGAGTGGTGAGATGGGGAAGGTGCGGTTGTGAATTCTATGGTATTATGTCGGTGATTGCTAACATTTTCTGATGCATGTACAGGAAGCAAGTTTCTGTCCTGTTCAAATATTTCGCCGGCAGCTTTTTGTGGGCCGGTTTCCAGTGGTTTTGGACTGCTGCAGATGGATGTGGATTCGCTAGCTTCCCCACTTTTGGACCCCAAGCCTTCGCTCGCAGGTAGGTCTTTCAGGGTCACTGGTGATGTCTTCATGATCCTCTATACTGACAAATTAAAATTGCGGAACAGGTTCTACTTTGATTTCTCAGCAACATATGTTGGCGTTGGAATGATCTGTCCTTACATGGTGAACATTTCCTTGCTTCTTGGAGCCATCCTATCATGGGGAATCCTGTGGCCAATTATTGAGACTAAGAAAGGTGACTGGTATAGCGCTGACGAAAAACCGTCAAGTCTCCATGGAATCCAGGGATACAGGGTATTCTTCCTTGATTCAAGCTGTTATTCTGCTATGGTCATTTTCTAGTTGGGTTATGGAGTTTCAGAAATTTTCAATCCTGTCATCCgttttttcaggtttttatGGCTATTGCCACAATGTTGGGCGACGGTCTTTTCCATGTCATCTTCATGCTTTCCAAAACCACAATTAGTCTAATAATTAATATCAAGAAGAAAGACTCTGAGGTTTCTGGTTTTGGTGATGATGAGAGCTCGAAGCTTGCGAAGTATGACGAAAAGCGTAGAACCgaattctttttaaaagacCAGATCCCAAATTGGGTAGCTGGTGGTGGCTACATCCTTCTAGCAATCGTCTCTATCATTGCAGTGCCACATATCTTTCCTCAATTGAAATGGTACCAAGTTCTGGTTGCTTATGTGATTGCCCCAGTTTTAGCCTTCTGCAATGCCTACGGATGCGGTCTTACAGATTGGTCTCTTGCCTCCAACTATGGCAAATTTGCCATCATCATCTTTAGTGCCTGGGTTGGCCTCCCGGACGGCGGTATCATTGCTGGTCTTGCTTCTTGTGGTGTGATGATGAGCATTGTCTCAACAGCATCTGATCTTATGCAAGACTTCAAGACAGGATACCTCACCCTCTCGTCTCCTCGCTCTATGTTCTTCAGTCAAGTCATAGGCACCGCCATGGGTTGTGTTTTGACCCCGTTAGTCTTCTGGGTCTTCTATCAGGCGTACCCTGTCGGCGAGGAAGGTAGCGCCTACCCTGCACCTTACGGTGGAGTCTATCGTGGGATAGCCATGCTTGGTACTGAAGGTGTTTCTACCCTCCCCAAGAATTGCTTTAAACTCTCCATCATATTCTTCATCGCCGCCATGGTTATTAACCTTGTGACCGAGTTGTTAAGGAAATACGAAACCAAGTACAGAATCTACAGGTTCATTCCTAGCCCAATGTGCCTGGCAATTCCGTTCTATCTTGGTGGCTACTTTGCCATTGACATGTGTGTTGGGAGTTTGATTCTCTTCATCTTGGAGTTGAGTAACAAGCAAAAAGCCAGTGACTTTGGCCCTGCTGTCGCATCTGGCCTCATCTGTGGCGAGTCATTGTGGGGTATCCCTGCCGCCATTCTTGCTCTTTCCGGTGTGAATCCTCCAATGTGCATCAAGTTCCTAACAGCTGCTGTTAATGACAAGGTTGAGGGCTTCTTGAGTGGTTAATGGCGATGTTAAAAACGGGTGTTTATGATCGTATTTTCACTTGTTGTAAATATTTCAGCAGCAGCTcgcttcttctttattttatcacCCTTTCTGTAGTTATAGCTCCTTTCTAAATTAGACAGATGTTCTTCAGTTTTCAGTTTCACAGGTGCTTTCAGTTTTCAGTTTCATATGTGCTAGCTgcctaaaatttaaatcatgtaGTAGCCTTTCTTTGCCATTATTTGAAgttagatttgtatttttaagtgaaatgtTAAGCATTGCTTCCTTGTTCGATGGTACTAGAATTCTAACGaatagaatataattaaattccaaaagaaaaataagatatgAAATTTACCACTAGGTAGctctcaaaaaataatatgactTCTTATAACTTGAAGTTCAAATTTAATTCGTATTTAGTTTAAAAGGATTTCTTTTatctcttaaataatattatttttattcttcaaggtaaaaaataatttaaaaagaaaaattcttaaatctttaatcatctttttaattttaagataccTTAAACAgtttattgtaatttaatttcatatttattttttaaaataattatatagacAAGTAtctctatttatatttaaaatagagTGTTTGATGGTATGGTAgcgattaattaaaattaaaataatctaaatatatatatatatataattaattttaaacaaaaaaaatcaaatttttaaaaaacaaattttaagacAGTTTCCAAACCCTGTCTTGCAACATTAATTGACCCGGATTTTATGTACTTCGTATCGGACCATGTCTCTTGCTGGGCTGCAATTTGCTAAGCCTAGCAAGCTCAACCGAGGCTGAAGAAGTAAAAGGCCTTCCACGCCTAAcctagagaagaagaaaatctaaGACTAGCAATAGGCCCAACGGGACCAGCCAGTTAGCCAGGTCTAACTAGACCCGCCAGCCAGCCAGGCTTAGGCCATAAGGCACGATCAATTCTAAGAGCAGCTTAAAtagagagaggaggaggagaaccCTCGTCTCGACCGCACCCTAGAGCCCTAATCGGACCCTAGGTTCCAATAGAAGGTTGGTAGCAAATATTGGTTTGA is a genomic window of Populus alba chromosome 5, ASM523922v2, whole genome shotgun sequence containing:
- the LOC118057051 gene encoding probable metal-nicotianamine transporter YSL7 gives rise to the protein MERRRSGGDHGENYTNPFDGEDQVSSADDQKEEVMVEEGFKDTEVPPWTKQITLRAMLTSLVLSIVFNFIVCKLNLTTGVIPSLNVAAGLLGFAILKFWTSLLGKAGFLKQPFTRQENTVVQTCVVASSGIAFSSGTASYLLGMTPRIANQSEGGNTPANMKELHLGWMIGFLFAVSFVGLFSIVPLRKLMILKYKLTYPSGTATAYLINSFHTPKGAKLAKKQVSVLFKYFAGSFLWAGFQWFWTAADGCGFASFPTFGPQAFARRFYFDFSATYVGVGMICPYMVNISLLLGAILSWGILWPIIETKKGDWYSADEKPSSLHGIQGYRVFMAIATMLGDGLFHVIFMLSKTTISLIINIKKKDSEVSGFGDDESSKLAKYDEKRRTEFFLKDQIPNWVAGGGYILLAIVSIIAVPHIFPQLKWYQVLVAYVIAPVLAFCNAYGCGLTDWSLASNYGKFAIIIFSAWVGLPDGGIIAGLASCGVMMSIVSTASDLMQDFKTGYLTLSSPRSMFFSQVIGTAMGCVLTPLVFWVFYQAYPVGEEGSAYPAPYGGVYRGIAMLGTEGVSTLPKNCFKLSIIFFIAAMVINLVTELLRKYETKYRIYRFIPSPMCLAIPFYLGGYFAIDMCVGSLILFILELSNKQKASDFGPAVASGLICGESLWGIPAAILALSGVNPPMCIKFLTAAVNDKVEGFLSG
- the LOC118057050 gene encoding 4-hydroxybenzoate polyprenyltransferase, mitochondrial, with the protein product MASFLLRRASCSATRILSSSLSLPTAAIIPKSNPSPNFIYHHYLLHHFTQFSRQNKIPSPYLTFIKEISNIPITKEEKEQKRNNGELPKRGEKSWIDVYLPRQVRPYAHLARLDKPIGTWLLAWPCMWSISLAAEPGSVPNFKMMALFGCGALLLRGAGCTINDLLDRDIDTKVERTKLRPVASGLLTPFQGLCFLGFQLFLGLGILLQLNNYSRILGASSLLLVFSYPLMKRFTFWPQAYLGLTFNWGALLGWSAVKGSLDPAIVVPLYASGVFWTLVYDTIYAHQDKEDDLKVGVKSTALRFGDSTKEWITGFGTACISSLALCGFNADIGWKFYAFLAAASGHLAWQIWMADLSCRADCNRKFVSNKWFGAIVFSGILFGRLWS